One window from the genome of Anguilla rostrata isolate EN2019 chromosome 5, ASM1855537v3, whole genome shotgun sequence encodes:
- the gpm6ab gene encoding glycoprotein M6Ab isoform X1 → MEENMEEGQTQKGCFECCIKCLGGIPYASLIATILLYAGVALFCGCGHEALSGTVTILQNYFEVVRGPVDSLDVFTMIDIFKYVIYGVAAAFFVYGILLMVEGFFTTGAIRDLYGDFKITACGRCVSAWFILLTYIFMLAWLGVTAFTSLPVFMYFNIWTICQNTTVIEGANLCLDLRQFGIVTIGEEKKVCTGSEKFFKMCESNELDLTFHLFICALAGAGAAVIAMVHYLMVLSANWAYVKDACRMQKYEDIKSKEEQELHDIHSTRSKERLNAYT, encoded by the exons ggTGCTTTGAGTGCTGCATCAAATGCCTGGGCGGCATCCCGTATGCCTCGCTGATCGCCACCATCCTGCTCTACGCCGGGGTGGCGCTGTTCTGCGGCTGCGGGCACGAGGCGCTCTCTGGCACCGTCACCATCCTCCAGAACTACTTCGAGGTGGTGAGAGGACCCGTTGACTCCCTGGACGTCTTCACCAT gattgATATCTTCAAGTACGTGATCTACGGCGTGGCGGCGGCCTTCTTCGTGTACGGCATCCTGCTGATGGTGGAGGGCTTCTTCACGACCGGGGCCATCCGGGACCTGTACGGAGACTTCAAGATCACCGCCTGCGGCCGCTGCGTCAGCGCCTGG TTCATCCTGCTGACGTACATCTTCATGCTGGCCTGGCTGGGAGTGACTGCCTTCACCTCCCTGCCCGTCTTCATGTACTTCAACATCTGGACCATCTGCCAGAACACCACTGTCATCGAGGGGGCCAACCTCTGCCTGGATCTACGCCAATTCG gaattGTGACCAtcggagaggagaagaaagtcTGCACCGGATCTGAGAAGTTCTTCAAGATGTGCGAATCTAACGAG CTGGACCTGACGTTCCACTTGTTCATCTGCGCCCTGGCCGGGGCAGGGGCGGCGGTCATTGCCATG GTGCATTACCTCATGGTGCTCTCTGCCAACTGGGCTTATGTGAAAGATGCATGCAGGATGCAAAAGTACGAGGATATCAAATCTAAGGAGGAACAGGAACTCCACGACATCCACTCCACTCGCTCCAAAGAGCGACTCAACGCATACACAtaa
- the gpm6ab gene encoding glycoprotein M6Ab isoform X3 — translation MEENMEEGQTQKGCFECCIKCLGGIPYASLIATILLYAGVALFCGCGHEALSGTVTILQNYFEVVRGPVDSLDVFTMIDIFKYVIYGVAAAFFVYGILLMVEGFFTTGAIRDLYGDFKITACGRCVSAWFILLTYIFMLAWLGVTAFTSLPVFMYFNIWTICQNTTVIEGANLCLDLRQFGIVTIGEEKKVCTGSEKFFKMCESNELDLTFHLFICALAGAGAAVIAMVAGVSVLIRNFVALKSHSLGKYCTRF, via the exons ggTGCTTTGAGTGCTGCATCAAATGCCTGGGCGGCATCCCGTATGCCTCGCTGATCGCCACCATCCTGCTCTACGCCGGGGTGGCGCTGTTCTGCGGCTGCGGGCACGAGGCGCTCTCTGGCACCGTCACCATCCTCCAGAACTACTTCGAGGTGGTGAGAGGACCCGTTGACTCCCTGGACGTCTTCACCAT gattgATATCTTCAAGTACGTGATCTACGGCGTGGCGGCGGCCTTCTTCGTGTACGGCATCCTGCTGATGGTGGAGGGCTTCTTCACGACCGGGGCCATCCGGGACCTGTACGGAGACTTCAAGATCACCGCCTGCGGCCGCTGCGTCAGCGCCTGG TTCATCCTGCTGACGTACATCTTCATGCTGGCCTGGCTGGGAGTGACTGCCTTCACCTCCCTGCCCGTCTTCATGTACTTCAACATCTGGACCATCTGCCAGAACACCACTGTCATCGAGGGGGCCAACCTCTGCCTGGATCTACGCCAATTCG gaattGTGACCAtcggagaggagaagaaagtcTGCACCGGATCTGAGAAGTTCTTCAAGATGTGCGAATCTAACGAG CTGGACCTGACGTTCCACTTGTTCATCTGCGCCCTGGCCGGGGCAGGGGCGGCGGTCATTGCCATG GTGGCGGGCGTTTCGGTTCTGATCCGAAACTTTGTCGCCCTGAAGTCCCACAGTCTGGGGAAATACTGCACGCGGTTCTAA
- the gpm6ab gene encoding glycoprotein M6Ab isoform X2 yields MGCFECCIKCLGGIPYASLIATILLYAGVALFCGCGHEALSGTVTILQNYFEVVRGPVDSLDVFTMIDIFKYVIYGVAAAFFVYGILLMVEGFFTTGAIRDLYGDFKITACGRCVSAWFILLTYIFMLAWLGVTAFTSLPVFMYFNIWTICQNTTVIEGANLCLDLRQFGIVTIGEEKKVCTGSEKFFKMCESNELDLTFHLFICALAGAGAAVIAMVHYLMVLSANWAYVKDACRMQKYEDIKSKEEQELHDIHSTRSKERLNAYT; encoded by the exons ggTGCTTTGAGTGCTGCATCAAATGCCTGGGCGGCATCCCGTATGCCTCGCTGATCGCCACCATCCTGCTCTACGCCGGGGTGGCGCTGTTCTGCGGCTGCGGGCACGAGGCGCTCTCTGGCACCGTCACCATCCTCCAGAACTACTTCGAGGTGGTGAGAGGACCCGTTGACTCCCTGGACGTCTTCACCAT gattgATATCTTCAAGTACGTGATCTACGGCGTGGCGGCGGCCTTCTTCGTGTACGGCATCCTGCTGATGGTGGAGGGCTTCTTCACGACCGGGGCCATCCGGGACCTGTACGGAGACTTCAAGATCACCGCCTGCGGCCGCTGCGTCAGCGCCTGG TTCATCCTGCTGACGTACATCTTCATGCTGGCCTGGCTGGGAGTGACTGCCTTCACCTCCCTGCCCGTCTTCATGTACTTCAACATCTGGACCATCTGCCAGAACACCACTGTCATCGAGGGGGCCAACCTCTGCCTGGATCTACGCCAATTCG gaattGTGACCAtcggagaggagaagaaagtcTGCACCGGATCTGAGAAGTTCTTCAAGATGTGCGAATCTAACGAG CTGGACCTGACGTTCCACTTGTTCATCTGCGCCCTGGCCGGGGCAGGGGCGGCGGTCATTGCCATG GTGCATTACCTCATGGTGCTCTCTGCCAACTGGGCTTATGTGAAAGATGCATGCAGGATGCAAAAGTACGAGGATATCAAATCTAAGGAGGAACAGGAACTCCACGACATCCACTCCACTCGCTCCAAAGAGCGACTCAACGCATACACAtaa